TTAACGCCTCGCATCAAACTACTCCATCTCCCTCCGTTCTTCTATCAAAATGTGCATTCCTTCGAAAAACAAACTGTAGGACGAGTTAGTCAACACGACGACGTAGGACAACaccttttgcaaaataaaaaaaaaaaagaaaagaaaaaaaagaggcatatGAGTCACGCCCCTTTTTCTGTGTGCACAACTCAACAGAGTGAGTCACCCCTTCTACTATGACGATAGATTGGGCAGACGGAATAGCACTTTTGAACAATTTCCAGTGACAGTTGTGTTTCCACCCATGGATAACAATTGATTCCAAGGTGGGAGGGAAAAgcaggggaagagaaaggtGGGAAGGGTCCGTCCCTATGTGTACTATGCACCCCGCCATGGGAgcataattctttttttttttttccacgtgAAAGGCACTGCAATGCAATCCAGGGTACGTCTACGCGCATATACGCACGAGGCAATTCCAACGTAGAGAGCAGAGTTTTTTGGAGGCCAAGTTGTTCCAGGCGGAGCAACATCAAAGACAAGTCGTCCAAttaagcgttttttttttttttccgtcggAGGCGAGGCGAGTCGAGGCGAGTCGAGGCGAATCGAGGCGAATCGAGGtccaggagaaaaaaaaataaaataataacaataataaataatagtagataataataaataatagtAGATAATAGTAGAtaataatgatgatgataaatatacatgtaacGAAAAATGGTACCatacaaaaagaaggattaAAACGGCCAAGGATAAAAAGGCTTTGCAGTGCTCCAAGCGGAAACGGTTGTTCGGGTGCCAAAACTCCCAGCCATGCGAACACTCACCGCAAGGCAGACCTCATATAATCTTAACTCTGCTTTCCATCagtttctgcttcttctcgCGGGCAATCCGCTTGGCCCTCTCCAGAGGCGTCTCCTCAGGGGGGGCACCATTCACGGTGGAGGTTCCCGGGGCCTCGGCCTGCACAGTGCAGGAATCCCTCTCCGCAGGTGCGTTTCCTTCAACATTTCCCGCGACCTTTCCCTCCACCTCTCCTGCCGGCACATCAGGGGTTATATTCACTTGGAAGAAATCCTCCGCGTCGTATACATCATACACATCGCCTGAGAAATGGTCCCCGGGCTCACCCTGTTCTGCTTTGCGCACCGCACCATCACGAGGAGAAGTTCTCATTCCATTTGCTCCTTCCGCCCCGCTTGGTCTCCCCTGTTCATCGTGCCCTTCATCTCCCTTAATGAAGCCAAACGTATCCGCCCCAAAATCCGtgttgtaaaattttttaaaattgaacACGTTAATGTTGTCACCCATTTGGTGCATCTTAAAAAGATCGTCGCAAACGGAGTAAGTGGTCTTATACTTATAAAGCAAGTAGGCACGGTAGTGCTCATACATCTCCTTCTTCTGACTGAGAGTTTGTACCTTGGAGAGCACATCATGTATGTTATATTTACGCCGAACCGTTTTGTAAATATCTGTTAAATCCGTATTGTTGTCTCCCATGAGTAAAACATTATTGACGGGGAAATACAGCTTTGACATAACTTCATTTATTAAGTTCATAAAAAGGTTGaaacttatttttaaattttttcttcgatgTTGTTTTACCTTTTGTACCATTCGGGTGTACTTGTCTGTCAGCTTAGCTAACtcgatatttattttttccttttcaattaTAAAGTTGGTGTCTTTTCCCGCCTGGTCCAAGTTACTTCGTTGGTTAAGCTCTCGTTGGTTCGGGTCCCCTTCATGATCAGACAAATTCCCGCCATCCCTATCCTCCCCGTACAAATGACACAACTCCTCATCCTTCGTGTAACTGCAACAATTTCCCTTTATGTACAATTCTACtagctttttctttattaccAAAAggtaattcttccttcttataaTTGGGACAGAGGTATTCCTTCCTATATATtcaattttgctttttttaaaaaaatctgACTGGTCAGGTAGAATTAAGTACTTTTTCAGAACTTTATTTTCAAACAACTTTGCAAtaacaatatttttataatcatTCGTCACGCACTGTAATATCTTCCTAATAGCTGCAGTGTAATGTTTTTCGCTGTAGtcaatttttctcttttttttttttaaatttaagtacatatatatgtcccACAATTCGTCGTTTTCCGGGAGtatttgctttattttgtttttttcctccctcacGTACTTTTGCAGctcgtcttcttcatcatccactGCATCATCGTCACTGCCACCTTCCCCACCGCTACTGTCTCGGTTATCACCTGCATGCGAGTCGTTCCACTTGTCTGTGTAACTGTTCCTCTTTTCACTCTTCCGCTTCTTCTTAATGTAACCAGTAATTTTATTCAACGCGACATcgttaaaaatgtttttcagTTGAAACCCCAtgctttttttccgtttcttcttttcctcctgttcATTGGGCTCTTCCCCAACGGGATCGTCCGCCGCGTCTCCCATATAATCCTCTGGCGCATCCCCCATATAATCCTCCGCCACCTCCCCCGTGGGGTCCTCTGCTGTTCCCGCATTTAAGTCATCTCCCTCGCCATTTTTAGCCCCATATTGGGTGTACACCTCATCATCGTCGCTAAAGTTTAGGCTCATTTGGCTCGCTTCGAACGGGAGGGCATACACCGCACCTTGTTTTGGTCGACTCTTCCAAAGGCGGAAAAGTGCAAAGAAGGACGTAGCaaagcgggaaaaaaaaaagcacaaccGATTAGCCACAATATATGAACAGCCAAGGTAACACAGAAACAAAATGGCTATtttgaggggaaaaaaaaaaaaaaaaattatgaacagacAAGGTAAAAGGGCAGAAAAAATGTAGCCAATTAggtaataggaaaaaaaaaaaaaaaaaaaaatatgcacaggTAAGGTAAATTCAGTACcaaataaggagaaaaaaaaaaaaaaaaaaaaaaaaaaaagaaaaaacgaacaagaCATCCCGCAGAAATATACACCTCGATACTTCGCCCCCACAGAGAAGTAATAACCGGCCAAGCTACGTTAAGCGTGAAATGAGAGATACCAtcgtttgttcttttttttttttcatttctccaaAAAGGGATACCCACAGCACAATCGCTGAGGTGAAGGTCGCCTCGAATGTTCCACAGCTAGCTGGCATGACGCCGCTTTgcaattttacaaaaagggagatacgtatatacacatgtgtgcatgttatacacatacatggcATTCCTTATTACGACAGTTAGGGGGCACGAACCAAGGCGGGTTTGTAATGGCAAATTGGAAgctttattcttttattttttttttttcccctcaccTTTTTCGCCAgtattgataaaaaaaagaaaaaaagtttgggcggaaaacaaaaaaaaaaaagaaagaaagaaagaaaggaatggAGTAGGCGGGGAAGTGAACTGGCCAAAGGTTGAACAAACGAGGCATGCCCAcgggggtaaaggaaaaaaaaaaaaaaaaaaaaaaaaaaaaaaaggaacaacacACCGATACGGGCTGCGGTTCGTACATCCCAGGGGTTGCAAGAATTAGAAAGAAATGGGTCTCTCCCAACAAACGCTCACGTGGGTGAATgtataaaaatgtgtactcCTGCATGTGTGTATGCTTGCACTTGTGCATGAGTGCTTTCGGAGGACAGACTAGGTGCGGGTCAAGAAGTACATGTCGATTTTGTTCGATAAAACATTCAGCAGGAAGAGGGccagagaaaaggaagaaatgtaaATGCCCGCAAAGGATAAATTGTTCAGGTAGTAGTAGGCCGAGTGCGCGATGTATATGTAGAACAAGGAATTGATGGGCGAAATTATATCGAGGAGGTACTTGTATTTATGTAGATGGAGCAGGATCTCGTAGAACTTGTTGTTCCCGAGATAGAGCCTCTTGAGAAAGCTGTACTGGTTGAGGAGGTTGACGTAGAACTCGGTCTTCTGGTCTTCCTTGAGAGCCCTCATGACTTCGTCCCggttaaaaaaatgctcGTCCGTCCACTTTTTAAGGAAGGTCCAGTTGTTCTGGCACATGAGTCGCGTATAGATGAGGAGCAGGTGAGCGAGCACGACCCCTCCGAGGATTTTACCTGCATGAAGTAAGCAACGGTGTAGTGTATAAGCAGTGTAGTAATTATCCCTGTAGTGTATAAGCAGCGTAGTAATTATCGCTGTATTGTATAAGCAGCGTAGTAATTATCGCTGTATTGTATAAGCAGCGTAGTAATTATCGCTGTAGCGTGTAAGCAGCGTAGCAATTATCGGTGATGCGTCGCTTGGGGAAGGGAACTTACTTCTGCGCGAGCCGAGCAAGTGGAAACTCCCCCAGTTGGCCTGCACGAGGAAGTAGGGGTAGACagacaaaaaggagaaaaaaagcacGTGCACCACATTATTTAGCATGGATAACTTtcgtgaaaaaaaactgtatgaattcaaaacaaaaaataagcgcaacacaaaaaatttataaaaaaagaaaatcaaAGTGGACAAGGTATGCATCTTCACAAGTCGGTCTGTCTTCACATTTCTGAACTCTCCAATgaatgcatatttttttttaaaaaggctGTAAATTAAGTCGCTCTTGAAATATAGGAAGGTAAATAAGATGAATAGAAAGTTAACTGAATTATAATTAACCATTTTAGGTAGACAACTGGACTTACTCAACAGGGGGAAGTTAAGATAATAGTTCTGTATGACATTGAACAAGTAGCTACTCCCAACGtaatcataaaaaatattacatccATATTTTAGCTTATCGAAAATTAATCCAGAATCCTCCTTCAACTTATTGTAAACATGTACATAATAACTTCTGGTGAAATCAAAATTCGTTTTCACTAAatgttttgttctttcttttaaattgtcTAAGTCCTCTTTATTAATCCGTAAGCTGTATTGAttcaatacatttttcaactttttcaGTTTCCTTAATTTATCTGCTATCGTGTCGTTATaattaaattcttttttttttattatttcgttttttataCTTTTATCAATATTATGGAAATTTATGTTTGTGTAAATTCgtcttgttccttttctttttaattccgTCAGGAGACAATTGGGGTTCCCCTTCGGGACAATTTCTTGGCTCCTCCTCTTCACGTCTGGCGTCCTCAGGCTGCTGACCACTGCGAGTAGCCCGATTTTCAGGAACACCGTGATTGCTTTCATCGTTTCCTGCGGGGGAGGAacaaggaagggaaggagtatTTTTTATGGTGCAGTGGTGTTATAATGTTGTAATGGTCGTGTtagtgggggggaaaagccatcatcaaccgatcaaccgGGTCAACTTTCAACCGGGTCAACTGATCAACGGATCAACTGACTAACCGACCAACCGACCAACCGATCAATCGCCCTTTTTCGACGACATAGGTCGCTTGGCGGAGCAGTTACTGTGCCCCTCCAACCTACTTCTCCTACCGGCTCTTCTCATCATAA
Above is a window of Plasmodium knowlesi strain H genome assembly, chromosome: 6 DNA encoding:
- a CDS encoding apicoplast integral membrane protein, putative, which encodes MKAITVFLKIGLLAVVSSLRTPDVKRRSQEIVPKGNPNCLLTELKRKGTRRIYTNINFHNIDKSIKNEIIKKKEFNYNDTIADKLRKLKKLKNVLNQYSLRINKEDLDNLKERTKHLVKTNFDFTRSYYVHVYNKLKEDSGLIFDKLKYGCNIFYDYVGSSYLFNVIQNYYLNFPLLSKSSCLPKMVNYNSVNFLFILFTFLYFKSDLIYSLFKKKYAFIGEFRNVKTDRLVKMHTLSTLIFFFYKFFVLRLFFVLNSYSFFSRKLSMLNNVVHVLFFSFLSVYPYFLVQANWGSFHLLGSRRSKILGGVVLAHLLLIYTRLMCQNNWTFLKKWTDEHFFNRDEVMRALKEDQKTEFYVNLLNQYSFLKRLYLGNNKFYEILLHLHKYKYLLDIISPINSLFYIYIAHSAYYYLNNLSFAGIYISSFSLALFLLNVLSNKIDMYFLTRT